tataagttatatttcctaccgcaatcccaaacatgcacttattCTATATTCCATGTCACATGTTTATTGCATCATGATACATGTCCAGACCATTCAATATGTGTAAATTTGGCCACACCTGACTCTTCTTTTTTTGCTCTTAAGGATTTTGGGAAATATGCTTATCAGCATATGCATGGAAAGGGGAAGTTATGAATCCAGAGATTAAACATTTTATTGAAGATAGAGATGTAATCAAGAGGAGAGGTCAATGAGCTGCTAAAAGTTCTGATCCATCTCATTGCACGAGAGGTCTTTTGGGTACACTTCTTCAGTATCGGTCATAAGTTATGTTAACTAAATGGCAAGCAAGAAAGTCCTATCAATGTAATAACATTGAACATTGATGTATGTGTGTCGTTTGCAAGACCTTCAGTATGTTGAGCTCCACAACTACAAGTTATAAAGCGGCAGATGCCACATGAATCCACTGAGATGTACAAGTCTGATCGGAAAAGTGAGTACCATGCTCCCTATTAAACTTATAATCCCGGTCCAGGCAGATTTTGCGATTTGATAGAACTATTAATTTATATTCGAAGAGCAAGTTCAACGTGTCCTGGCAGATCATATTATTCTAAGCAACATGCAGGACTGATACTTTTTGTTCAGTATTTTGGACTACACATTCCTCAACAAGATAAATGTTCTGGTTAATTTTATGCATATGTTTCTTAAAAGcatatgtacatgcatgcacaaTCTCCCACACAGCCACACACgtgtgcacacacacacacagagtagCACTTACCTACAAATTGCTCAGCGCGTTCCAAGAAATTCTCAACACGAACAGTATGTATTATTGAAACATCAAGAAACCCAGTCCATTCCAAATTTGGACGCAGAACATCAGACACAACCCAAGGATCCATCTCAACAAAATGCACCTGAAAATGTTCAACTCAATGAAGCAGGAATTTCAGCAAGATAAAAAATGCAACGAACCTTTTAAAGCAAAATTATGCAGCATATTTCCAGCAATTTTTATGGGCCATTGGGCTCTAGCTCCCTAAGTAGACGTTCCAAGTATCAAACCATCATAATTTGTGATCTTAAGAGATACTTAATGGGTAACTGATTGTACCTGAGAGCATCCTCGGCTAATTGCTTCAATCCCAACAGATCCAGTACCACTATACAAGTCCAACCAGCGACCAGGCCTTAAAGCTGCAGGACAACCACTAGCTGCCTAAAAAGTGTTGAATAAGTTAGTATCACAAACATGAGTGTTCATACTTCATATAAGTATTTTCCTTATCTAATCAACCGCTAGTTTTACAATTCAAAAAACACTAACTGATCATAAAAACTTAAACATTTGTAAAGAAAAACGTAAGTAGAATTTAAGATTAAGCTAAAACTAGTACCTGCAATATATCAAAGGCTGCACCTTTCACAACTTCCATCATCGGGCGTACATCCATACCCTTGGGCGACAACAACTTCTTTCTTCGAGCCTTTCCGCCAAGCACCTGCAATGGCCAAAACTTTATGATTTCTTGCACAAAGGACACCTCAGACTGCCAAGATAaccgggggggggggaaagcaTTTTAGTGTTCAACATAGTGTAAATTGCCTTGTCTAGGTTTTCTACCTACAATTTACAGGGCTACTGGAAAAGGCAGGAACCATCTTTTGGAGTCATAGCCATGACAGTGTCAATATATGGAATCCGCATGCCATGATTTGCAAATCGGGCATCTACCTCAATTAAAGGGCCCTTTAGCAGTGAAGATAAGGGAACGTCACATAGTACACGTAGGAAAAAGGAACCATTCAAAAGTCCATTTTACAGCAGTGCTTGCATCAGAATTCAAAACCAACATTGTTTAACGCATACTAATTTGGAATTAGTGTCCTATGGGCATCAGCTTTTCACCCTTGCAAAAGCAAATGATCAAGAGAGACGAATTAGAGAAAAGGCATACCTGAAGCAACTTATGCGTAGCCCGTGGTGGCTTAGGTTCCTCTGGTGGTTGGACGGATTTGCCCCTTCCTCTCTTTTGCAGCTCCTTTCTCCTCCTAGtctaaaattcatatataaaaccaccaaaaattccaaggaagaaaaagaaaaggaaaatgaaagttttaCTCGACTAAAACGAAATTAAAAAACTAACAAACAAactaaagacaaaaaataacgaatttcttcctcatttcggttttctcagcaaccaaacgggAATCcggaggagggagagagagaaccttAGGAGGAGGAGGTTCAGATAAGAACTCGTCAGGGTCGAGACCGTAGCGCTCAAGCAACAACTTCTTCTCCTCACTAGCTAAACCATCTCCCGCTTCTGCTACCATGACACGAAACGAGAAAGTTCAATAAGAAAGcagcaaaatttgaaaaaagttgtacaCACACAAAAGAATTACGAAGTTACTGTAAGAGAAGACGATGATTGGTCGAGGCCGATTGCTCGGTCTGGAGGAGATACTGAAGAGAGGAATATTTGGAGAAGATGAGCCAAGGTTCATGCGCAGTGGCAAGAGAATTGGAGACGATGAAACCACCGCCATTGCCGGAGCAGAATCTCGGTTTGGCCTTAAATTCTTATAATCGAGTTCGAAGCGAGAACTAGGACAGAAGAAAACCCATTTCCTAACAACGTTGCGTATTCGTGCATCGAACGTCGTCGTTTCTGCACTGGGGAAATCCGAGAGCGACGCATCGAATCCAGTCCGTTTTAAAACGTTGCGTTTGGAAGATTTACCACCAGgtataaaaataagagaaatgatatttgcagtcgtagttGTGCAAGTAGTAtacagttattttgaaaaaaatgaattaatatagaacccacataaaaaaaaaattaactttttaatcgtagactccactctttttcaaagcgattgcgcgacGTTTATAAttttacgactgtatgtagcattgctctaaaAATAATTGTTTGGTTGAATACTCCTGaaatctttatttttgtaaattaatattCAATGAAATTGTAAATTGCGCCCtaaattctttttttagtcATTGCAACAAACtgttcctcttctttttttttttgagaaatactttttgcaatcGGGAAATGCAATCGGCAtgcagtcgtggagaaaaaaatgaattaatacagaacctacatgaaaaaaaaaattatttttataactttttttattcatgtaggtccctctgaatataaaataatttttttataatttttttttattcattccgtacagccgactgtacaccgactgcatttcccgactgtatctagcaaaaccctttttttttgggCCCCAGTTCGCAGAATAAGACCCAGTTTTTAAAAATACCCTGCTATCGTTCAATGATTCTTTCAATGTCGAGATTCAAAAAATTgctgaatattttcaaaacataCCCTGCTATTGTTCAATAACCTTATAAAAGTGTTGGCACAATGGCACCATTGAAAGGTCATCTGTTAATTACTGGCATCGAAACTGCACTCCCCCAACAAAAAAACAgctgaatattttcaaaaaatacactGTTATTGTTCAATGGTTCTTTCGAGTGTCCTATATGGCTTATGTGCAAACTCAACCGTTTGTATATGAACTTGGACGCCCTTCCCTTAGAACCCAACTTTCAAGATCAGTGAGTTATATTCAGAGGTTTGTATAGAGAAATCCAGTATGGATTTAGCATTTTTCTCATGGTCTCTCATGGATAGAGTCTCTTGCTTATCCAGTTAAGAAATGATGAGATCTCATCATGATATTTCTAGAGTACTACAATGAAGccttacaccacacattttcACCTAACAAACATGTGCTTAATCATTTTTTGCCCTTTTATTTAATCGTACATATTTAAGCATTAAAATAGACggacaaaaatgacaaattacatATTGATTAGATAAATCTGTGTGGTGCCAGGCTTCATgtaaaatttctcattttttttagacGGATACCAAGTTACAAACGGCAAATCAGTGGTTAATAATCCACAAGCTCTAAGGACAACCCATGCAgcagttataaattataatcacTGATCTGCTTTCTGCCACAGAATCACGAAAGGGAAATTTGTTATCGAGGAAGCACCTCTGATTTTTTCAGTTCTGCCTGTTCAAGGGGGACGTGCCAAACTTACAAGTTCAAGGCACCAATCTACCTGAATGATTTGTTGAAAGACTAagcaaataaacaaaaagatttgttgagagACTAAATGCATATTGCCAAGTCTACAACCAGTGCATTGCACTGTTGATACTCAAATCATTCCAAAATTGTGGCAGATAAGTTCATATTTGGAGCTGTTAATTTATTGAAGAACTAATGGTACTTCATTGGCAGAGTAATGCAGACTATGAAAGGGATTTCGACAGCAAGTAAAGTAGGGAGTATGAACAACAATAGTTTCAtgtacaggaaaaaaaaaaaaaaaaaacatacatattttgTGGAAGCCATTGCTATTAAAGCAAACCAGTATCGATTTAAAAGAGTATCTCAGGTATTCTGGGAACATGGGTACGGGATCTTAATGCTTCAGAGAGCTTAAATGATAAGGCTGTAAATAAGGTGAATGATTCCTTTAATGGCATACTGATGTTAAATGGCAGGCAGGCAGCAACCAGCAGGGGAGTTTATCCCAAGTGTCTTGAAGACTCTCAGCCTCTTTTTAGAGGCTGTATTTCATACATTAAAcggcaaatatatttttaaccttcggtttttaagtattttattgaaTGACACAGCTATATGTAAAAATGGAACAAAACTAGCTAGAATGGAGATGACACCATTTACATTAGTTAAGATCCTTCAAACCTTTACCACAAGATGTAGAAATCCTCAAAACCACTTTGTCATGCTTCTTCCTTCATTGCTCCAGAATCATTTCCTGGTCTACCAAATATCAGTGGAAATTCATCGTCTTGTTCAGAGAAACCATCATCTCTGGACATACTCTTCAATGATTGATAAACCTGGTACATAGACCACCTGTCCTTGGGCCGAGAAACCACACAATTACATGCAATTTTCAGGAACTGCAAAATTTCCTCATCATGCCCTTTTCCACAAAGAGCCATATCGATGGCATTTTTTGTTTGACCAGAAGAAGAGAGTTGATTCACCCAATCCACCAAGTTGCCCTTAAATCCCTCCTCAGCAGTGCTGACATCAAGAGGTTTTTGACCAGTTACCAATTCAAGAAGTACCACCCCAAATCCATAAGCATCTCCTTTCAGGGAAGTAACCAATGTGCTCGGGTATTCTGGAGCTACATAACCAAGTTCTCCCAAATCGCCACTGACATAACTACTTTCATCGGAATGAGAAGTAGTCATCAGCCTTGCCAACCCAAAATCCATTATCCTAGCATCGAAATCCTCATCAATAAGGATCGCATTGGAGCATATGTTCTGATGCAAAATTGGAGGGTGGCACCCATGATGCAGCCAAGCAAGACCCCTTGCCGCACCCAAGCCAATCCTAAACCTACTTGGCCAGTCCAATGCATCCCCACTTCCATGTAACAAAGAATACAAAGACCCATTAGACATGTGCTTATAGACCAAGAGCTTTTCTTCCTCCACCACACAAAACCCCAAAAGGGGTGCCAAATTGGGGTGTTTAAGCTGGCCTAATCGATTCATCTCCAAACGAAACTGCTTCTCCCCAAGCTTACAAGTACTCAAACGCTTGATCAGAAGTGCCGATCCATCAGGCAGCACTGCCGTATAGGTAGTCCCCGTTCTAGTGGTAATACTTATATTTTCTGGGCTGAAATTGTTGGTGGCCGCCATCAAATCTGCCAATTTAACCTTGACAAGCGGTTTCTGAAACAAGGAAACTTGAACAAGCTTGTGAGCCCTCAACCTCTCAGCCCAATCATCATCTCTTCCAAACCCATACCTTCTCCTAGtcctcttcctcaacctcaaaTGGTACCACCACCACACCCCAAAACCCAGCAGCAGAGACCCCGCGGCACCAAACACTCCGGCAGCAATTATAATCGCCAAATTCTTCTTATTCAACCCACCACACTTCCCCAAAGGTTTCCCACAAAGCCCATCATTCCCAGTAAAACCGGCCTTATCAAACCTGCCGAAATACGACGGTAACCTGCCCGTAAGATCATTATTCGCCACTGAAAATTCTTTCAGCCTACCCAAACTAGAGAGCCCGTAAGGTATGGTACCAGAGAGCTTATTGTCCGACATCATCAGAGTATTCAGATATGTACAATTTGCAAGTTCGGGTGGGATAGGACCGGAAAGATCGTTATTAGATAGATCCAAGGTTACTAAGTAATGCAACCAGGTACATGTTTCTTTAGGTATCGTACCGTCCAGGTTGTTGGCTGAGAGATCCAGGTTCTGCATGTTTCCGCAGTATTTCAAGGACTCCGGAAACGTGCCCGACAGGTTCATGTCGCGGAGTTGGAGGCCTAATATGCGATTCTCGCGCTCATTCCAGCAGGTGACCCCAACGAACTTGCATATGAAGCCCGCGGACCTGTTGTTGAAGCTCCAAGAGCTGAGCTTCTCCAGTGGATCTTTCAATGAGTTCTTCAAACCTTCGAGGCACTTGAAGTCGTCCTCCACCACCTGCGCCGAAGAAGCACAACACGCCAGAAACAACGCAATCGGCAGGACAACAAAGTTAAATATCACGAGAAACTTCTTGGCATCGCTCAAACTTATCATGCTGATCATCAAAAGCGAAACAAAACCAGCacccaattttcaaatttagaGTTTCTAAGAACTCAAAACCATAAAAAGGTCCAAGAAAGGCGATGAATGTTTACGCGTACAACTGTTGGAAGCAGTAAGGGGGAGAAATCAGGGCCATTGACTTGGTGCGGTAGGAGACTAAATACTGGAAAAGTGGCATCTCTCACAATTCCGTAAGGAGTGGGGTGGGATGGTGTAATTATTGTTGGTATAGACTCATGGTTGATGAATTGTTTTTCAATGGGTTAGTGTGTACTAGATCTgattaataattacaacttgTTTGACTAAGGTTTGTTTGATTAGAGGACTCT
This is a stretch of genomic DNA from Carya illinoinensis cultivar Pawnee chromosome 3, C.illinoinensisPawnee_v1, whole genome shotgun sequence. It encodes these proteins:
- the LOC122302511 gene encoding putative rRNA methyltransferase YlbH isoform X1 — translated: MAVVSSSPILLPLRMNLGSSSPNIPLFSISSRPSNRPRPIIVFSYKAGDGLASEEKKLLLERYGLDPDEFLSEPPPPKTRRRKELQKRGRGKSVQPPEEPKPPRATHKLLQVLGGKARRKKLLSPKGMDVRPMMEVVKGAAFDILQAASGCPAALRPGRWLDLYSGTGSVGIEAISRGCSQVHFVEMDPWVVSDVLRPNLEWTGFLDVSIIHTVRVENFLERAEQFVGKDGSFDYISITPPYTEVDYGVLMGQISKSPLIGDDTFIVVEYPSRTDMLDACGCLVKITDRRFGRTHLVIYGPTWAQKKRKP
- the LOC122302511 gene encoding putative rRNA methyltransferase YlbH isoform X2; translated protein: MAVVSSSPILLPLRMNLGSSSPNIPLFSISSRPSNRPRPIIVFSYTEAGDGLASEEKKLLLERYGLDPDEFLSEPPPPKTRRRKELQKRGRGKSVQPPEEPKPPRATHKLLQVLGGKARRKKLLSPKGMDVRPMMEVVKGAAFDILQAASGCPAALRPGRWLDLYSGTGSVGIEAISRGCSQVHFVEMDPWVVSDVLRPNLEWTGFLDVSIIHTVRVENFLERAEQFVGKDGSFDYISITPPYTEVDYGVLMGQISKSPLIGDDTFIVVEYPSRTDMLDACGCLVKKRR
- the LOC122302511 gene encoding putative rRNA methyltransferase YlbH isoform X3 is translated as MAVVSSSPILLPLRMNLGSSSPNIPLFSISSRPSNRPRPIIVFSYTEAGDGLASEEKKLLLERYGLDPDEFLSEPPPPKTRRRKELQKRGRGKSVQPPEEPKPPRATHKLLQVLGGKARRKKLLSPKGMDVRPMMEVVKGAAFDILQAASGCPAALRPGRWLDLYSGTGSVGIEAISRGCSQVHFVEMDPWVVSDVLRPNLEWTGFLDVSIIHTVRVENFLERAEQFVGKDGSFDYISITPPYTEVDYGVLMGQISKSPLIGDDTFIVVEYPSRTDMLDACGCLVKITDRRFGRTHLVIYGPTWAQKKRKP
- the LOC122302512 gene encoding inactive LRR receptor-like serine/threonine-protein kinase BIR2; amino-acid sequence: MISMISLSDAKKFLVIFNFVVLPIALFLACCASSAQVVEDDFKCLEGLKNSLKDPLEKLSSWSFNNRSAGFICKFVGVTCWNERENRILGLQLRDMNLSGTFPESLKYCGNMQNLDLSANNLDGTIPKETCTWLHYLVTLDLSNNDLSGPIPPELANCTYLNTLMMSDNKLSGTIPYGLSSLGRLKEFSVANNDLTGRLPSYFGRFDKAGFTGNDGLCGKPLGKCGGLNKKNLAIIIAAGVFGAAGSLLLGFGVWWWYHLRLRKRTRRRYGFGRDDDWAERLRAHKLVQVSLFQKPLVKVKLADLMAATNNFSPENISITTRTGTTYTAVLPDGSALLIKRLSTCKLGEKQFRLEMNRLGQLKHPNLAPLLGFCVVEEEKLLVYKHMSNGSLYSLLHGSGDALDWPSRFRIGLGAARGLAWLHHGCHPPILHQNICSNAILIDEDFDARIMDFGLARLMTTSHSDESSYVSGDLGELGYVAPEYPSTLVTSLKGDAYGFGVVLLELVTGQKPLDVSTAEEGFKGNLVDWVNQLSSSGQTKNAIDMALCGKGHDEEILQFLKIACNCVVSRPKDRWSMYQVYQSLKSMSRDDGFSEQDDEFPLIFGRPGNDSGAMKEEA